From Solanum lycopersicum chromosome 8, SLM_r2.1, the proteins below share one genomic window:
- the LOC101250714 gene encoding alcohol oxidase (The RefSeq protein has 9 substitutions compared to this genomic sequence), with the protein MAYQNGGNMEKVKDDAKKGHFGSLSFSQMDSLSAICDTFLPSIDTNSLHQENMDDSLIKFLHTSASMNGTPQHLAWMVSERIQHPKLNLCKLALWLLSTRIGTFILCGKASLSSQFPYLQNFSRVSPNKREEIVQSWSCSNFKLIKLLFVALKVLTLLVFFTQVDEKGQNPSWKALGYCGQDPDFKKQKQEKMNSKQSKHEELSDKRDEHLYGPLYKGILTLKQPQNALFNKLQKLGFHVSKPNSSSNCPSFIIECDAVVVGSGSGGGVIAGVLANAGHKVLVLEKGSYLARTNLSLLEGPSMDQMFLGNGLMMTKDMDVFLLAGSTVGGGSTINWSASIDTPSHVLKEWCDIYELELFQSEFYKEALETIREKMGVQDKIDEEGFQNMILRKGCEELGYNVENIPRNAHSNHYCGWCSMGCKDGSKKGTNETWLVDLVKSGNGAIIQECEALEVIHEHKNNYNKSKAIGVACEFQHDNGVKEIFMVKSKVTIVACGALSTPSLLKRSGLKNPNIGKNLHVHPVVFAWGHFPDTNSTDNVKNSEVWPESDKKSYEGGIMSVMSKVVANTEEPGYGVVIQTPALHPGMFSVVMPWISGLDIKMRMCKYSRTAHIFALARDKGSGETVSPYSISYKLDQIDEQNLKVGIEKLLRILAAAGAEEIGTHHVKGRKFKVKESSVDEFESFVKEESSRGLKNLSTPICSAHQMGSCRMGIDPKISVVNPKGETWEVEDLFIGDTSVFPTALGVNPMLTVQAISYCTAQNVLQLLKAKKLN; encoded by the exons ATGGCTTATCAAAATGGTGGAAATATGGAGAAAGTGAAGGATGTTGCAAAAAAGGGTCATTTTGGCTCACTTTCTTTTAGTCAAATGGATTCACTCACTGCTATTTGTGACACTTTCTTGCCATCCATTGATACTAATTCTCTTCATCAAGAAAATATGGATGATTCTCTCATCAAATTTCTTCACACTTCTGCTTCCATGAATGAAACTCCTCAACAT CTAGCATGGATGGTCAGTGAAAGAATACAACACCCTAAGCTAAACTTATGCAAATTAGCTCTATGGTTACTATCAACAAGGATAGGAACTTTCATACTTTGTGGTAAGGCAAGCTTGTCAAGCCAATTTCCATACTTGCAAAACTTCTCTAAGGTTTCACCAAACAAGAGGGAAGAAATAGTTCAATCATGGTCATGCAGCAACTTCAAACTCATCAAGCTTCTCTTTGTTGCCTTGAAAGTTCTAACTCTCCTTGTATTCTTCACTCAG GTGGATGAAAAAGGCCAGAACCCATCATGGAAAGCACTAGGCTATTGTGGGCAAGACCCGGATttcaagaaacaaaaacaagaaaaaatgaataGTAAGCAAAGTAAACACGAAGAGCTTTCAGACAAAAGAGATGAACATCTATATGGACCACTTTACAAGGGAATCCTTACCCTAAAACAACCACAAAATGCCCTATTCAATAAGCtccaaaaactagggtttcatGTCTCAAAACCAAATTCATCATCAAATTGTCCTTCTTTCATCATAGAATGTGATGCAGTGGTAGTTGGTTCGGGCTCTGGGGGTGGAGTTATAGCCGGTGTTCTTGCAAACGCAGGACACAAAGTACTTGTTTTAGAAAAAGGAAGTTACCTAGCTAGAACAAATCTTTCCCTTCTTGAAGGACCTTCAATGGATCAAATGTTCCTTGGAAATGGACTAATGATGACCAAAGACATGGATGTATTTCTCCTAGCCGGTTCCACCGTTGGTGGTGGCTCAACGATAAATTGGTCAGCCTCAATTGACACCCCATCACATGTTCTAAAAGAGTGGTGTGACATCTATAATTTGGAATTGTTCCAAAGTGAATTCTACAAGGAGGCATTAGAAACCATTCGCGAAAAAATGGGAGTTCAAGATAAGATTGATGAAGAAGGGTTTCAAAACATGATTTTGAGGAAAGGGTGTGAAGAATTAGGGTACAATGTGGAAAATATACCAAGAAATGCACACTCAAATCATTATTGTGGATGGTGTAGCATGGGATGTAAAGATGGTAGTAAAAAGGGGACAAATGAGACATGGCTAGTTGATTTAGTGAAATCAGGCAATGGTGCAATAATTCAAGAATGTGAAGCTCTAGAGGTAATTCATgaacacaaaaataattataacaaaagtAAAGCTATTGGAGTTGCTTGTGAATTTCAACATGATGATGGGGTAAAAGAAATCTTCATGGTGAAATCCAAAGTCACAATTGTAGCATGTGGTGCACTTAGCACTCCTTCATTACTCAAGAGAAGTGGTTTAAAAAACCCTAATATTGGTAAAAACCTACATGTCCATCCGGTTGTATTCGCGTGGGGACACTTTCCAGATACAAACAGTACTGACAACGTAAAGAATTCTGAAGTATGGCCTGAGTCAGACAAAAAGAGCTATGAAGGAGGAATAATGTCAGCAATGTCTAAAGTTGTCGCGAATACCGAGGAACCGGGCTATGGTGTGGTTATACAAACACCATCATTGCACCCTGGCATGTTCTCAGTAGTAATGCCATGGATTTCAGGCCTTGATATTAAGATGAGAATGTGCAAATATTCAAGAACTGCACATATATTTGCTTTGGCTAGAGATAAGGGCTCAGGAGAAACAGTTTCAccatattcaatatcatacaaATTGGATCAAATTGATGAGCAAAATCTTAAG GTCGGTATAGAGAAGCTATTAAGAATATTGGCAGCTGCTGGAGCAGAAGAAATTGGAACTCACCATGTAAAAGGAAGGAAATTTAAAGTGAAAGAATCAAGTATTGATGAATTTGAGAGTTTTGTGAAAGAAGAAAGTTCAAGAGGATTGAAAAATCTGTCAACACCTATATGTTCAGCACATCAAATGGGAAGTTGTAGAATGGGAATTGATCCAAAAATATCAGTTGTAAATCCAAAAGGAGAAACATGGGAAGTTGAAGATTTGTTTATTGGTGATACAAGTGTTTTTCCAACTGCTCTTGGTGTGAACCCTATGCTCACTGTTCAAGCAATTTCATATTGCACTGCACAAAATGTGCTTCAACTACTTAAGGCTAAGAAGTTGAATTAA
- the LOC101247446 gene encoding LOW QUALITY PROTEIN: beta-phellandrene synthase (neryl-diphosphate-cyclizing), chloroplastic-like (The sequence of the model RefSeq protein was modified relative to this genomic sequence to represent the inferred CDS: inserted 1 base in 1 codon), with protein sequence MGKQFHPKMQFSKDHVEQDAAIVPLHQCLSESASLFLKLENGFEDARDRIRESFGKLELSPSSYDTAWVAMVPSRHSLNEPCFPQCLDWIIENQREDGSWGLNPTHPLLLKDSLSSTLACLLALTKWRVGDEQIKRGLGFIETYGWAVDNKDQISPLGFEVIFSSMIKSAEKLDLNLPLNLHLVNLVKCKRDSTIKRNVEYMGEGVGELCDWKEIIKLHQRQNGSLFDSPATTAAALIYHQHDQKCYQYLNSIFQQHKNWVPTMYPTKIHSLLCLVDTLQNLGVHRHFKSEIKKALEEIYRLWQQKNEEIFSNITHCAMAFRLLRMSNYDVSSDELAEFMDEEHFFTTSGKYTSHVEILELHKASQLAIDQEKDDILDKINNWTRTFMEQKLLNNGFIDRMSKKEVELALRKFYTTYDRAENRRYIKSYEENNFKILKAAYRSPNINNKDLLIFSIHDFDLCQTQHREELQQLKRWFEDCRLDQLGLSEQFISTTYLIGIAVVSEPEFSNARLMYAKYVMLLTIVDDLFDGFASKDELLNIIQLVERWDDYASVGYSSERVKXFFSVFYKSIEELATIAEIKQGRSVKNHLINLWLEVMKCMLIERIEWWTSKTIPSIEEYLYVTSITFGSRLIPLTTQYFLGIKISKDLLESDEIYGLCNCTGIVMRLLNDLQTYKREQGESSMNLVTILMTQSPRRTKICEEEAIMKIKEILEMNRRELLKMVLVQKKGSQLPQLCKEIFWRTSKMVYFTYSHGDEYRFPEEMKNHIDEVIYKPLNH encoded by the exons ATGGGAAAACAATTTCATCCA AAGATGCAATTTTCCAAAGATCATGTAGAGCAAGATGCAGCCATAGTACCACTTCATCAATG TCTATCAGAATCAGCCTCCCTATTTCTCAAACTAGAG AATGGTTTCGAAGATGCAAGGGATAGAATAAGGGAAAGTTTTGGGAAATTAGAGTTATCTCCTTCTTCCTATGACACAGCATGGGTAGCTATGGTCCCTTCAAGACATTCACTAAATGAGCCATGTTTTCCACAATGTTTGGATTGGAttattgaaaatcaaagagaagATGGATCTTGGGGACTAAACCCTACCCATCCATTGCTTCTAAAGGACTCACTTTCTTCCACTCTTGCATGTTTGCTTGCACTAACCAAATGGAGAGTTGGAGATGAGCAAATCAAAAGAG GTCTTGGCTTCATTGAAACGTATGGTTGGGCAGTAGATAACAAGGATCAAATTTCACCTTTAGGATTTGAAGTTATATTTTCTAGTATGATCAAATCTGCAGAGAAATTAGATTTAAATTTGCCTTTGAATCTTCATCTTGTAAATTTGGTGAAATGCAAAAGAGATTCAACAATTAAAAG GAATGTTGAATATATGGGTGAAGGAGTTGGTGAATTATGTGATTGGAAGGAAATAATAAAGTTACATCAAAGACAAAATGGTTCATTATTTGATTCACCAGCCACTACTGCAGCTGCCTTGATTTATCATCAACATGATCAAAAATGCTATCAATATCTTAATTCAATCTTCCAACAACACAAAAATTGGG TTCCCACTATGTATCCAACAAAGATACATTCATTGCTTTGCTTGGTTGATACACTTCAAAATCTTGGAGTACATCGGCATTTTAAATCAGAAATAAAGAAAGCTCTAGAAGAAATATACAG GCTATGGCaacaaaagaatgaagaaattttCTCAAATATCACCCATTGTGCTATGGCTTTTCGACTTCTCAGGATGAGCAACTATGATGTCTCCTCAG ATGAACTAGCAGAATTTATGGATGAAGAACATTTCTTTACAACAAGTGGGAAATATACAAGTCATGTTGAAATTCTTGAACTCCACAAAGCATCACAATTGGCTATTGATCAAGAGAAAGATGACATTTTGGATAAGATTAACAATTGGACAAGAACATTTATGGAGCAAAAACTCTTAAACAATGGCTTCATAGATAGGATGTCAAAGAAGGag GTGGAACTTGCTTTGAGGAAGTTTTATACCACATATGATCGAGCAGAAAATAGAAGATATATAAAGTCATACGAAGAGaacaattttaaaatcttaaaagCAGCTTATAG GTCACCCAACATTAACAATAAGGACTTGTTAATATTTTCAATACACGACTTTGACTTATGTCAAACTCAACACCGTGAAGAACTTCAACAACTCAAGAG GTGGTTTGAAGATTGTAGATTGGACCAACTTGGACTCTCAGAACAATTTATATCTACTACTTACTTAATTGGCATAGCTGTTGTGTCTGAACCTGAGTTCTCTAATGCACGTCTCATGTATGCAAAATATGTCATGCTCCTAACCATAGTCGATGATCTTTTTGATGGTTTTGCATCTAAAGATGAATTACTCAACATCATTCAATTAGTTGAAAG GTGGGATGACTATGCAAGTGTAGGTTATAGTTCTGAGAGggtta gttttttttctgttttctatAAATCAATAGAGGAGCTTGCTACAATTGCTGAAATTAAACAAGGACGATCTGTCAAAAATCATCTTATTAATTTG TGGCTTGAAGTGATGAAGTGCATGTTGATTGAACGAATAGAGTGGTGGACAAGCAAGACAATACCAAGCATAGAAGAGTATTTGTATGTTACATCTATAACATTTGGTTCAAGATTGATTCCTCTCACAACACAATAttttcttggaataaaaatatcCAAAGATCTATTAGAAAGTGATGAAATATATGGTTTATGCAATTGTACTGGTATAGTCATGAGGCTCCTCAATGATTTACAAACCTACAAG AGAGAACAAGGGGAGAGCTCAATGAATTTAGTCACAATACTAATGACACAAAGTccaagaagaacaaaaatttgTGAGGAAGAAGCTATAATGAAGATAAAGGAAATCTTGGAAATGAATAGAAGAGAGttattgaaaatggttttagTTCAAAAAAAGGGAAGCCAATTGCCTCAATTATGCAAAGAAATATTTTGGAGGACAAGCAAAATGGTTTATTTCACTTATTCACATGGTGATGAATATAGATTTCCAGAGGAAATGAAGAATCACATTGATGAAGTCATTTACAAACCACTCAATCATTAA